A section of the Halococcus agarilyticus genome encodes:
- a CDS encoding helix-turn-helix transcriptional regulator — protein MSDRALAVAGVLCVLVLVGTGVPVGGQATPGGGVIDVTVAGGGVVTDTDTGNGSTYVWQDEPIDVSATFRDAREFTNYCVWLGYEREDASPQELVEKCDPKALSEGTNGTSEFTNVTWPSNVSGEQDLVVEVQGLSGEFNATLLDRETVPVTVITRSGDIDGDGLSNAREAENGYNLSNADMDGDGLNDGPEVNRYESNPQNPDTDGDGVRDGEEIEIGIDPSTADTDGDGLSDGTEVNLLRTDPDSRWTPVWLAGLVVLVGGTIVVGGTRFRGWWRERGDGAVAGSGGSSSQDEVEDVAVDGSEPAGGPERVDEPPEPLTDEDRVEALLREHGGRMKQSRIVEDTDWSKAKVSRLLSSMNDEGTVEKLSIGRENIVSLDGHGPEAARSPHEEPPQEENASD, from the coding sequence ATGAGCGATCGAGCGCTCGCGGTGGCGGGTGTGCTCTGCGTGCTGGTGCTCGTGGGCACCGGCGTCCCGGTCGGTGGACAAGCGACGCCTGGCGGCGGAGTCATCGACGTGACCGTTGCCGGTGGCGGCGTCGTCACCGACACGGACACCGGCAACGGGTCGACGTACGTCTGGCAGGACGAGCCGATCGACGTGAGCGCAACCTTTCGGGACGCCCGCGAGTTCACGAACTACTGCGTCTGGCTCGGCTACGAGCGAGAGGACGCGTCGCCGCAGGAACTCGTCGAGAAGTGCGATCCGAAGGCGCTCTCGGAGGGGACGAACGGCACGAGCGAGTTCACCAACGTCACGTGGCCCTCGAACGTCTCCGGCGAGCAGGATCTCGTGGTCGAGGTGCAGGGGCTCTCGGGCGAGTTCAACGCGACGCTGCTCGATCGGGAGACGGTCCCAGTGACAGTCATCACGCGGTCGGGCGACATCGACGGGGACGGGCTCTCGAACGCCCGGGAGGCCGAGAACGGGTACAACCTCTCGAACGCCGACATGGACGGTGACGGGCTGAACGACGGCCCGGAGGTGAATCGGTACGAGTCGAACCCACAGAACCCCGACACCGACGGCGACGGCGTCCGCGACGGCGAGGAGATCGAGATCGGGATCGACCCCTCGACGGCCGACACCGACGGCGACGGGCTGAGCGACGGCACCGAGGTGAACCTCCTCCGCACCGACCCGGACAGCCGGTGGACACCGGTCTGGCTCGCCGGGCTCGTCGTTCTCGTCGGTGGGACGATCGTCGTCGGCGGCACGCGTTTCCGTGGCTGGTGGCGCGAGCGCGGCGACGGGGCGGTCGCGGGGAGCGGGGGCTCATCGTCCCAGGACGAAGTCGAAGACGTCGCTGTCGACGGATCGGAACCGGCCGGCGGGCCGGAGCGGGTCGACGAGCCACCGGAGCCGCTGACCGACGAGGACCGAGTCGAGGCGCTCCTCCGCGAGCACGGCGGTCGGATGAAGCAGTCGCGGATCGTCGAGGACACCGACTGGTCGAAGGCGAAGGTCAGCCGGCTACTTTCCTCGATGAACGACGAGGGCACCGTCGAGAAGCTCTCGATCGGGCGGGAGAACATCGTGAGCCTCGACGGCCACGGACCCGAGGCCGCACGCTCCCCACACGAGGAGCCCCCCCAGGAGGAGAACGCGTCAGACTGA
- a CDS encoding ribonucleotide-diphosphate reductase subunit beta, whose product MPITYTTDADGHDPNKILPIDYEWAREYYRDGVANNWTPEEIPMGEDVRQWSEGDLTDAERRLVEWNLGFFSTAESLTANNIVLAVYDHVTAPECRQYLLRQAYEEAVHTDTFIYCCDSLGFEPEHLYGMYDRIPAIEAKDEFVVDLTRVIDRDDFEIRSQEDVRAFLRDLIGFYVIMEGIFFYAGFAMMLGLKRQGKMTGVGQQFEYIMRDESLHLGFGVDLIDTVRTETGAWTDAFGEEVRDLVTRAVELERRYAREACPDEILGMGPDQFAEYVEYVADRRLRQLDLAPEYDADNPFPWLSEAADLNKEKNFFETQVTEYRTGGSLEW is encoded by the coding sequence ATGCCGATCACGTACACCACCGATGCCGACGGCCACGATCCGAACAAGATCCTGCCGATCGACTACGAGTGGGCGCGCGAGTACTACCGCGACGGCGTGGCGAACAACTGGACACCCGAGGAGATCCCGATGGGCGAGGACGTCCGTCAGTGGTCGGAGGGCGACCTGACCGACGCCGAGCGTCGGCTCGTCGAGTGGAACCTCGGGTTCTTCTCGACCGCGGAGTCGCTGACTGCGAACAACATCGTGCTCGCGGTGTACGACCACGTGACCGCCCCCGAATGTCGCCAGTATCTCCTCCGCCAGGCCTACGAGGAGGCCGTCCACACCGACACGTTCATCTACTGCTGTGACAGTCTGGGCTTCGAGCCGGAGCATCTCTACGGGATGTACGACCGGATCCCCGCCATCGAGGCGAAAGACGAGTTCGTGGTCGATCTCACCAGAGTGATCGACCGCGACGACTTCGAGATCCGGAGTCAGGAGGACGTTCGGGCGTTCCTCCGTGATCTGATCGGTTTTTACGTCATCATGGAGGGGATCTTCTTCTACGCGGGCTTCGCGATGATGCTCGGGCTGAAGCGCCAGGGCAAGATGACCGGCGTCGGCCAGCAGTTCGAGTACATCATGCGCGACGAGTCGCTGCATCTCGGGTTCGGCGTCGACCTCATCGACACTGTTCGGACCGAAACCGGCGCGTGGACCGACGCGTTCGGCGAGGAGGTGCGCGATCTCGTCACCCGTGCGGTGGAGCTCGAACGCCGCTACGCCCGCGAGGCCTGTCCCGACGAGATCCTGGGGATGGGGCCCGACCAGTTCGCGGAGTACGTCGAGTACGTCGCCGACCGACGGCTGCGCCAGCTCGACCTCGCCCCCGAGTACGACGCCGACAACCCGTTCCCGTGGCTCTCGGAGGCTGCGGACCTGAACAAGGAGAAGAACTTCTTCGAGACCCAGGTCACGGAGTACCGCACTGGCGGCTCGCTGGAGTGGTGA
- a CDS encoding ribonucleoside-diphosphate reductase subunit alpha: protein MTENAAAVTTVVRRALDRARPDDEALLTDDTAAEIVAATERDLYAGATGAEAREALVGVLTARVERDPAYKRLAAAVFRHQHYREVTDEEPGADGIPAAGYREAFRAGIERGVEAELLDERMAEYDLAALADSLEPARDGRLEHMAMTTLAQRYFLTVDDDSIELPQTFWMRVAMGIALREPEDERLARAKEFYDALSTLRFVFSTPTLFHAGTTHPQLSSCYLTTVPDDLEGIFDSYKAHAKLSKWSGGLGNDWTNVRAAGARIESTGVESTGTVPFLNISNDVTAAINRSGKRRGAACAYLEPWHLDFPAFLDLKRNTGDERRRTHEMNTAAWVPDLFMKRVQNDGQWTLFSPDETPDLHETYGEEFERRYREYERQADAGEIDQYERRDAASLWRTMLTRLFETGHPWLTFKDACNVRSPQDHAGVINSSNLCTEITLNTSEEETAVCNLGSVNLARHVTDADSDETPGDDGAADSGAIEGIDRERLADTIETAMRMLDNVVDLNFYPTDRAERSNTRHRPVGLGMMGFHEALLEQDISMASEDAVDFADRIAEFHSYHAILNSSRLARERGTYDSYAGSKWDRDVFPQDTVSLLEAERDREIPVEVNERLDWEGVREHVRNHGMRNSNTMAIAPTATISTIAGTTPSIEPLYANLYVKSNMSGEFTVVNDHLVADLDERDLWDDEMLDRIKYHDGSIQEITEIPEAVRERHRGAFEIDPRHQLRLAARRGVWLDQSQSVNVFFPSTDGSLLDDVYRTAWELGLKTTYYLRTLGASQFEKSTIDMAEYGRTQTRDVESESTDNTENDLPSVEDPTCEACQ, encoded by the coding sequence CCGAGAACGCAGCGGCCGTCACGACCGTCGTTCGTCGGGCGCTCGATCGAGCGCGACCCGACGACGAAGCACTGCTCACCGACGACACCGCCGCGGAGATCGTCGCCGCGACCGAGCGCGACCTCTACGCGGGCGCGACCGGGGCGGAGGCCCGGGAGGCACTCGTCGGGGTGCTGACCGCCCGCGTCGAGCGCGATCCGGCGTACAAGCGCCTCGCTGCCGCGGTGTTCCGCCACCAGCACTACCGCGAGGTCACCGACGAGGAACCAGGTGCCGACGGAATTCCCGCCGCGGGCTACCGTGAGGCGTTCCGTGCGGGAATCGAGCGCGGCGTCGAGGCCGAGCTTCTCGACGAGCGGATGGCCGAGTACGACCTCGCCGCACTCGCCGACTCCCTCGAACCCGCGCGCGACGGCCGACTCGAACACATGGCGATGACGACGCTCGCCCAGCGGTACTTCCTCACTGTGGACGACGACTCGATCGAACTCCCCCAGACGTTCTGGATGCGGGTCGCGATGGGGATCGCACTCCGTGAGCCCGAGGACGAGCGTCTCGCGCGGGCGAAGGAGTTCTACGACGCGCTCTCCACCCTCAGGTTCGTCTTCTCGACGCCGACGCTGTTCCACGCCGGCACGACCCACCCACAGCTCTCCTCGTGTTATCTCACGACCGTCCCGGACGACTTGGAGGGGATCTTCGACTCCTACAAGGCCCACGCGAAGCTCTCGAAGTGGTCGGGCGGGCTGGGTAACGACTGGACCAACGTCCGGGCGGCGGGCGCACGCATCGAGTCGACGGGCGTCGAGTCGACAGGCACAGTGCCGTTCCTCAACATCTCGAACGACGTGACCGCGGCGATCAACCGGTCCGGCAAGCGCCGCGGGGCCGCGTGTGCGTACCTCGAACCGTGGCATCTCGATTTCCCCGCTTTCCTCGATCTGAAGCGCAACACCGGCGACGAGCGCCGACGGACTCACGAGATGAACACTGCGGCGTGGGTGCCCGACCTGTTCATGAAACGCGTCCAGAACGACGGGCAGTGGACGCTGTTCTCGCCCGACGAGACACCTGACCTTCACGAAACCTACGGCGAGGAGTTCGAACGGCGATATCGGGAGTACGAGCGCCAGGCCGACGCAGGTGAGATCGATCAGTACGAGCGCCGCGACGCCGCTTCCCTCTGGCGGACGATGCTCACCCGGCTGTTCGAGACCGGCCATCCGTGGCTCACGTTCAAGGACGCCTGCAACGTGCGCTCGCCCCAGGACCACGCGGGTGTCATCAATTCCTCGAACCTGTGTACCGAGATCACGCTCAACACCTCCGAGGAGGAGACGGCGGTCTGCAACCTCGGCTCGGTAAATCTCGCGCGCCACGTCACGGACGCGGATAGTGACGAAACGCCGGGCGACGACGGAGCCGCGGACAGTGGAGCCATCGAGGGGATCGATCGCGAGCGCCTCGCCGACACCATCGAGACCGCGATGCGGATGCTCGACAACGTGGTGGACCTGAACTTCTATCCCACCGACCGCGCCGAGCGTTCGAACACCCGCCACAGACCGGTGGGCCTCGGGATGATGGGCTTTCACGAGGCGCTGCTCGAACAGGATATCTCGATGGCGAGCGAGGATGCCGTCGACTTCGCCGACCGCATCGCCGAGTTCCACTCCTATCACGCCATCCTCAACTCCTCGCGCCTGGCGAGAGAGCGCGGCACCTACGACTCCTACGCGGGCTCGAAGTGGGACCGCGACGTCTTCCCCCAGGACACCGTCTCGCTGCTCGAAGCCGAACGCGACCGCGAGATCCCGGTCGAGGTGAACGAACGCCTCGACTGGGAGGGAGTCCGCGAACACGTCCGAAATCACGGGATGCGGAACTCGAACACGATGGCGATCGCGCCCACGGCGACGATCTCGACCATCGCGGGCACCACGCCCTCGATCGAGCCGCTCTACGCCAACCTCTACGTCAAGTCGAACATGAGCGGCGAGTTCACCGTCGTCAACGACCACCTCGTCGCCGATCTCGACGAGCGCGACCTCTGGGACGACGAGATGCTCGACCGGATCAAGTACCACGACGGCTCGATCCAGGAGATCACCGAGATCCCCGAAGCGGTCCGCGAACGCCATCGCGGCGCGTTCGAGATCGACCCACGCCACCAGCTCAGGCTCGCCGCCCGCAGGGGAGTTTGGCTCGACCAGAGCCAGTCGGTCAACGTCTTCTTCCCCTCCACGGATGGGTCGCTGCTCGACGACGTGTATCGGACGGCGTGGGAACTCGGTCTCAAGACTACCTACTACCTTCGGACGCTCGGTGCGAGCCAGTTCGAGAAGTCCACGATCGACATGGCGGAGTACGGCCGGACCCAGACCCGTGACGTCGAGAGTGAAAGCACCGACAACACCGAAAACGATCTTCCGTCGGTCGAGGACCCGACCTGTGAGGCCTGCCAGTAA
- a CDS encoding acyl-CoA thioesterase — MTEFDATADRTTVDPTTAGNAGTATLADSYTEMSEILLPNGTNNLGQALGGRVLHWMDVCGAIASRRFSGGLTVTAAMEGVEFLAPIEQGDIVTLSGYVFEAGRTSVGVKVAVIAERPATGAVRETTTSFFTFVAVDGAHDSRRVPELVCPTDEQRDRREHALDQRRTHRENRAG, encoded by the coding sequence ATGACCGAATTCGACGCTACTGCCGATCGAACGACTGTGGACCCCACAACTGCCGGGAACGCTGGCACGGCGACCCTGGCCGACTCGTACACCGAAATGAGCGAGATCTTGCTGCCCAACGGAACGAACAACCTCGGGCAGGCGCTCGGCGGTCGGGTGCTCCACTGGATGGACGTCTGTGGCGCGATCGCCTCCCGGCGGTTCTCGGGCGGACTGACCGTCACCGCCGCGATGGAGGGTGTCGAGTTCCTCGCGCCGATCGAACAGGGCGATATCGTCACGCTCTCGGGGTACGTCTTCGAGGCGGGCCGGACGAGCGTGGGTGTAAAGGTCGCCGTCATCGCCGAACGCCCAGCGACCGGCGCGGTTCGCGAGACCACGACCTCGTTTTTCACGTTCGTCGCCGTCGACGGCGCACACGACAGCCGACGAGTCCCCGAACTCGTCTGCCCGACCGACGAACAGCGCGATCGCCGCGAGCACGCACTCGACCAGCGTCGGACACACCGCGAGAACCGCGCCGGCTGA
- a CDS encoding excinuclease ABC subunit C: MNRASVRERANDLPREPGVYQFRDDDATLYVGKAVDLRDRVRSYADPRSRRIARMVERSVAIEPTVTDTETQALLLEANLIKRHSPRYNVRLKDDKSYPLVQLTDHGFPRIEITRDPDPGATAFGPYTERSRVETVVKALRETYGVRGCSDHKFAGRDRPCLDHDLGLCTAPCTGEISGEEYIGDVESVERFFEGSTGILADPLRGEMERATEARNFERAANVRDRLAVVETFHEGGGRAVTSGTDERRVDVLGAVVESERATVARLHSEDGQLVERDRHTLSVPDEDGTDGTGMGSVLAAFVVQYYAERTLPDALLLPERLDDDEIDAWLDSEGVAVRVPGAGREATLVELALKNARRGRGRADGTRALADALGLSSANRIEGFDVSHAQGRAAVGSDVTFVGGGPEKSEYRRKKLDDTNDDYANMRSLIAWRARRAVEGRDDRPDPDLLLIDGGEGQLNAARDALSAVGWDVPAVGLAKAEERVVTADGTFEWPDDAPERRLLQRVRDEAHRFAVQYHQTVRDEVSTVLDDVPGIGPQTRRRLLRRFGSVDGVRAASPGELRSVSGVGEKTAETIRARL; this comes from the coding sequence ATGAACCGGGCGAGCGTCCGCGAACGGGCGAACGACCTCCCGCGCGAGCCGGGCGTCTACCAGTTCCGCGACGACGACGCGACGCTCTACGTGGGGAAGGCCGTCGACCTCCGGGATCGGGTGCGGTCGTACGCCGATCCGCGCTCGCGCCGGATCGCACGGATGGTCGAGCGGAGCGTCGCAATCGAGCCGACGGTGACCGACACCGAGACCCAGGCGCTCCTTCTGGAGGCGAACCTGATCAAGCGCCACAGCCCCCGGTACAACGTCCGGCTGAAGGACGACAAGTCCTACCCCCTCGTGCAGCTCACCGACCACGGGTTCCCCCGGATCGAGATCACCCGCGATCCCGATCCCGGCGCGACGGCGTTCGGTCCGTACACCGAGCGCAGCCGGGTCGAGACGGTCGTGAAGGCGCTTCGGGAGACGTACGGGGTTCGGGGCTGTTCGGACCACAAGTTCGCGGGGCGCGATCGGCCGTGTCTCGATCACGATCTCGGACTGTGCACCGCGCCGTGTACCGGCGAGATCAGTGGGGAAGAGTACATCGGGGACGTCGAATCCGTCGAGCGCTTTTTCGAGGGGAGTACGGGGATCCTCGCCGACCCCCTCCGAGGAGAGATGGAGCGGGCGACCGAGGCACGGAACTTCGAGCGGGCCGCGAACGTGCGCGACCGGCTCGCCGTCGTCGAAACGTTCCACGAGGGCGGGGGCAGGGCGGTCACGTCGGGCACCGACGAGCGGCGGGTCGACGTGCTCGGCGCAGTCGTCGAGAGCGAGCGCGCGACCGTCGCGCGCCTCCACAGCGAGGACGGCCAACTCGTCGAGCGCGACCGCCACACGCTCTCGGTGCCGGACGAGGACGGCACGGACGGCACGGGCATGGGAAGCGTGCTCGCGGCGTTCGTCGTCCAGTACTACGCCGAGCGAACGCTCCCCGACGCCCTCCTGCTCCCCGAGCGACTCGACGACGACGAGATCGACGCGTGGCTCGACAGTGAGGGGGTCGCGGTGCGCGTGCCGGGCGCGGGCCGGGAGGCGACCCTCGTCGAGCTCGCGCTCAAGAACGCCCGCCGCGGACGTGGACGGGCGGACGGAACCCGCGCGCTCGCCGACGCGCTCGGCCTCAGTAGCGCGAACCGGATCGAGGGGTTCGACGTGAGCCACGCCCAGGGCCGGGCCGCCGTCGGCAGCGACGTCACCTTCGTCGGCGGCGGCCCCGAGAAGTCCGAGTACCGACGGAAGAAACTCGACGACACAAACGACGACTACGCCAACATGCGGTCGCTGATCGCGTGGCGCGCGCGCCGGGCGGTCGAGGGCCGGGACGACCGGCCCGATCCCGACCTCCTGCTCATCGACGGTGGCGAGGGACAGCTGAACGCGGCGCGGGACGCCCTCTCCGCGGTCGGCTGGGACGTGCCGGCGGTCGGGCTGGCGAAGGCCGAAGAGCGCGTCGTCACCGCCGACGGGACGTTCGAGTGGCCCGACGACGCGCCCGAGCGTCGCCTGCTCCAGCGGGTGCGCGACGAGGCCCACCGGTTCGCGGTCCAGTACCACCAGACCGTCCGCGACGAGGTCTCGACCGTGCTCGACGACGTGCCGGGGATCGGGCCGCAGACGAGACGACGCTTGCTCCGGCGGTTCGGCAGCGTCGACGGGGTGCGCGCGGCCTCGCCCGGCGAACTTCGGTCGGTGTCCGGCGTGGGCGAGAAGACCGCCGAGACGATCCGCGCGCGACTCTGA